One part of the Streptomyces ferrugineus genome encodes these proteins:
- a CDS encoding DUF6271 family protein, giving the protein MNRQTSTDRICLALPTNRACADAIVGIGEEAAYAARNFGTEVHLLILDSCDETTRAEHARVVAGLPATANVIVHHLDEARQRDFLRRTIQRSDVAVPKLLLGLMLPTALSYGACTNRAFLIASALGCRSVHRRDSDCTYQVLDGERVFPIHHELSSLGRPAIEASAAVTETVLAADHGHRPVSMVGASFIGEPSVDIAEIEQLDAGVYHDVVSLWAPAHWSDEQKEQLVEESFKGAGTTPFTGDHSTLTLVDPMRVDMSNIGFDHDVYERVPLPPATDTIGSDYFLIHLVHDAALPGVLHNRHIENFYTPFRRTDAGFRAYQMRFVKFLLSMLYFNDVYERMGAAGAALLDERQHVRGDVISGFLRDSAALDWTENIWRLDRVSTSYRKLGGRYAKFADRMDARRDQLLDEARRDTEDFALLIDAWPALVRAARETGLGSADA; this is encoded by the coding sequence GTGAACCGACAGACCAGCACCGACCGGATCTGCCTGGCCCTGCCCACGAACAGGGCGTGCGCGGACGCCATCGTGGGGATCGGCGAGGAGGCCGCGTACGCGGCCCGCAACTTCGGCACCGAGGTGCACCTGCTCATCCTCGACTCCTGCGACGAGACCACGCGGGCCGAGCACGCCCGTGTCGTGGCCGGCCTGCCCGCCACTGCGAACGTGATCGTCCACCACCTCGACGAAGCCCGCCAGCGGGACTTCCTACGCCGCACGATCCAGCGCTCCGACGTCGCCGTGCCCAAGCTGCTGCTCGGCCTCATGCTGCCGACCGCACTCTCCTACGGCGCCTGCACCAATCGCGCCTTCCTGATCGCCAGTGCCCTCGGCTGCCGGTCCGTGCACCGGCGGGACTCGGACTGCACCTACCAAGTCCTGGACGGCGAACGTGTCTTCCCCATCCACCACGAGCTGTCCTCGCTCGGCAGGCCCGCCATCGAGGCGTCTGCCGCCGTGACCGAGACCGTCCTCGCCGCCGACCACGGCCACCGTCCGGTGTCCATGGTCGGAGCCTCCTTCATCGGCGAACCGTCCGTGGACATCGCCGAGATCGAGCAGCTCGACGCGGGCGTCTACCACGACGTCGTCAGCCTGTGGGCACCCGCCCACTGGTCGGACGAGCAGAAGGAACAGCTGGTCGAGGAGTCCTTCAAGGGCGCCGGAACCACCCCCTTCACCGGAGACCACTCCACCCTGACGCTGGTCGACCCCATGCGGGTGGACATGAGCAACATCGGCTTCGACCACGACGTGTACGAGCGGGTACCGCTGCCACCGGCGACCGACACCATCGGCAGCGACTACTTCCTCATCCACCTCGTGCACGACGCCGCGCTGCCCGGCGTGCTGCACAACCGCCACATCGAGAACTTCTACACGCCCTTCCGGCGCACCGACGCCGGCTTCCGCGCCTACCAGATGCGGTTCGTGAAGTTCCTGCTGTCGATGCTCTACTTCAACGACGTCTACGAGCGCATGGGCGCGGCCGGTGCCGCACTGCTGGACGAGCGGCAGCACGTCCGCGGCGACGTCATCTCCGGCTTCCTGCGCGACAGCGCCGCTCTGGACTGGACGGAGAACATCTGGCGCCTGGACCGGGTCAGCACCTCGTACCGCAAACTGGGCGGCCGCTACGCCAAGTTCGCCGACCGGATGGACGCGCGCCGGGATCAGCTGCTGGACGAGGCACGGCGGGACACGGAGGACTTCGCGCTGCTGATCGACGCCTGGCCCGCGCTGGTGCGCGCCGCCCGGGAGACCGGCCTCGGGAGCGCGGACGCGTGA